A region of the Falco peregrinus isolate bFalPer1 chromosome 4, bFalPer1.pri, whole genome shotgun sequence genome:
CTGGATATAACATGAGGTTGCTTTGATCAGGGAGGAAACCCCGTAAGATGATCCTTATATTTTGGAGTAATGTTCTGAGTGTGCCCAGGGCAACCACCAGAGAAGCACCGTCCTGTGAACAGATTGCTGGCTGGGAAATCCCAGCCCACTTTTTCAGTGAGTAAGGAAGCAGAGCAAACTGTTATTCAGCACTGCGTTGCTGTGGtggcatttccctttgttttctgcaCGCCTTGGAGAGAGGCATGGACATGTGGCTCAGAATGATCCAACTCCAGCATTCAGAGTCAGTCATCAGAGCAATCTGTTCACTCACATGGCTTACGGCTCTGGCCCACGGGCACTTGTTTTTGGCAGTGTTTTCCTACTGCTTCAGTTACTGCTGAAACAAGTTGTTTGgttgctgcctctgcctggtGTTTATGAAAGCCGGTCGTTACAGCCCTGGACTTCAGACAGATCCCTGCTGAGCCGTGGGGGGATCGGTCTGTACCACCTGTAGCTTAGTAAGTCAATGAGAGAAAGCTCGCCACCTCACGTTTGCTGTTTATTGTAAGATGCGCATTTAAAAGTATTCCCCAATACTGACATTGGTTGTAAAACCAAAGCACAGGACCCTGAgagagaagggtttttttccctgtctgtaATATGTTGTCTTTTCAGTTTGCTGACTGCTAATTCTGATGCAGCGATGTTAGCCTGGAAAGGTCCTTAAACAACACCTATTGCATTTCCCTGCCCTACAACAGCGTGACATACAGCTACTTTTACTTTCCTGCCCTACAACAGCGTGACATACAGCTACTTTTACTTTTTGGTCTCGTTTATTCTTTAAAACGGCCAGTGAATGTTGCATTGCTTCATTACCCTGAAAGTTTTCTGAAGTACCCAACACAAACCTGCTGCCAAACTCTTGCTCCTTGCCTTACCCTCGAGGGGAAGGACATGGGTCATGGCCCTCCATTTCTTTTGCATATTAGAACATCCTAACTGTGgccactttcttttttctaaaaaaaaaaaaaataaaataataataaaaaaaattccttgttttgtatAGGCTGTACCTTCCATTTGAGTTGCAATCCTCCTGAGCACATTTTTGTTCTTGCAACAGACTCAAACACTGTAGCCAAGCCTCACTGATGAGGACAGCTGAACAGCTGACGGGAGAATTCCCCTAGGTGCTTCATATACAGTGCTATGACAAAGATAAATCCCCAGATGGGATCTTCCCTCTTCtggtttttcccccttcccccttcccttggCATCAACTAGTTCAGTTCTCACTggattctacgattctatgacCAGGAAAAGATTGGAGGGGATGAACTCACTGTTTTCTGAGAAAGCCTTTGCTTAAATCTTAAGGCAGTGTGCCAGTGTTAAACTTCCCTTAATTATTTACTCCTTCCTGCCAATTTATCAAGTAATTATATTTCAACTCAGTTTCTACAGAGATTTTCCTTGTTCACTACAAAGTGCTGATACCCTAAAATAATACTTGCAAATATGGAAGTCTCATAATCAGGATTTTTAAATAGCCTCTAAAAAAGACGTaatcctttgtggcaatgctACACGAGCCGCAAGGCAGGTCTGCAGGCCCTTGGGTGTTGCTACCATAACGTGAAGCAGCACCTTCACAGGTAATGCATGCAGAAATTGGACTCCTGAGGAGCTCACAGATCTGCAGAGGGATGGCAGCACCAGTAGTGATGACAGGGAGCTTGCTGGCAGCAATTAAGGGTGACTTGAAGGGAACCAAAGAAAGCTCCACTCTTGTTCACCTccaaacttggaaaaaaaaaatcatgcatgtAGGCAGCAATGAGATTCCCTGCTCTATTTGAAGTTTATACTGATCTACCAAAAATGCATTCATAGATTTTACATAAGAGGTTTGTATAACATAGAGATTTATATAACATAATGCACCAAAGACTTCAATCTATGGATTTTACATAAGCTATCTCAAGTAGAAGGGATCAAACCACATGATATGTTTCAtgaatttctatttaaaagtaATGATTTTACTAAAATTATCTTAATATAGTGCAGAATGCGCTGAAGACCAAATAATATATAGTTTAATACCTGTGGCTGCTCAACACTGAATTGTTTTCTGTagtcttaaaaaacaaaaaccagtaaCGTAAGAGAAATCCTAGAGCTCTCTCTGGTCTCCAGAGGTGATAAAATGAGTTTGCTTGCAAATACATTAATCATGCACAGTCCTTGCCGCAACGGTGAGCAGATGAGTGACTGATGAGACAAGGAACATTAAAATTGCTCCTCCTGCAAAAGCTGTCTGCAAACCAGCTCTCACGTCACGCTGCCTGCACTGACCCTGCGTGGCAGCCCTGGCACACGTGCAGCACAGCCCCGTGCTGCCAGGGAGGGCCCGACAGGCACATCGCTTCTGCATCGGCAGCTGGCAGAAAAGTGCCCTGATGCCTCCAAAATGGTTGTTCAAAAGGCTAAATGTGAATGCGCTGATCCTCCTGTTCACAGGTTTGGGGGCAGCGGCCAGGCTGCCTCGTgccctgcctcccagcccagctaCGCTCACCCACCCCAGTCTGCAGCACCATTTCCCTCTCCCTGTTTTCAAATTGAGTTTTAAGCCCATTCCAAGAGTATCAAATTGGATTATTTACTCAAATTGCAGGTTGCTGCCCACTGGGTCCTgtgaaattgaaagaaaaaaaaaaaaaagaaaaaaagattgggATTTGacttttatctttattttctctcttattcTCAGTATTATTCTCAGTAAACCTAGATTTGCACCCAGACCCATCCACATCGAAGAACGCTTCCAAACAGAGCTTATAAACCCAGAGCTAATTCACTGCTAATTAGAAGCTGGGATTCCTGGCAGAGGGACAGATGCTGAATCGCTTTTAAACTTGGAGGAAACCCAGCATAAAGGTGCCAAAGCTAAAGCAGGAaaggttgtggggtttttttactaacACCGTTGTTGTGGTACAGCAGCTGGGGTGGGTATGGTTGgggccagctcctgctcagaGGGCTGCTCTCTAACAGAAAGGTGTTTTGCATGCCTGCTGTGGCGCTTGCAGTATGTCCCATATAGAGGATTTCCCCTGTGTGAGGCTGCTTTTCACCCTGAAGAGGTCTCCAGCCCCATCACGGCCATGGGCTCCAGGGCTCAGGAGACTAACAGAAGCAGGTTTGGCATTGTCCCCCACAAAGCTGGCCGCAGGGATCCACAGCTAGCGCAGAGACCAAAGGCTTGGTGAGAAGTTTCTTCATTGCCCTGTAGCCAGCGCAATCAGGGGGTAGAAAGACTTTAACTTGGGGCTTCATCCCCCCGCCagccagggaaagggaaggaggtgCATGGAGGAGGTGGGAAGAGCACAGCCAATGCCCAGGCCTGGGGGATGCACGAACAGCCCTGGGTTCAGCTGCGACCAGGAAGAGGCACCTTCCTCACCCGACACTTGAACACTGCtggtctgtccccatctgcctCTCAAAGGCCCAGAGCTTGTGGTGTCTCATCCCCGTGGGTCCCCTGGAAGGCAGTGCCGAGCTTGCCCACCGGCAAGTGGGGAGCTGGTGTTTGCTGGAGCAAGCAAGGTGCCGTTGCCATTGCCACCAGCACTGGTCCTGCCAAGAGACCCGAGGAACTGCTCTGGGTGCTACGATCACTACTGGGCTAGTTTGTGTGAAGGAGAGGCTTGGTTGCGGTGCAGGTTTCTGAGCTAGAACCCGTGTCTTTTGAAATACTGGGCTCGCCTAATCACGCTGTTGACATAGTAGTTGTCCCTGTTGCATGGGTCTTCCTCGTAGACCTGGATGTTGCCCATTTTTGCACGGTAGGTGCAGATTCCCCCTGGGAAGAGTTAAGAAGGAGTCATTACAGTCTTCTAAGTAAGAAATAGagatttaaatgtaaaaattccTAGCCAAAAAGGCCATGCATGTCACCAAACCTACACAAGTGCTTGGGAAATGGCCAATTCTGCATTATTGTTGGAAAGTGACTGATTTTGGAAAATCCTTATTTCTATAGCGAAGGAACCCGTGACCCTCTCCAAGTGCAGGTGGGAATGGCATACGGGTCCCAGAAAAAGGTGTAATCTAAAAAGGCAGCGGCGGAGCAAGGATGGGAGATTATGAAATATCATAGGGTGAACAAACCGGCATGCAAATAACATGGACTACAAGCAAACCTGGATCCCAAGCTTCCTTGACACAACTTAACAGCCTGCCACAATAAGCCGGTTGTGTTGCAGTGCCTCaatttctgcctttcccagtggcttttggttggttggtttctATCTGATCTATCCACCTGTCAGCCAGTTCACTTGTAAGATGAACAGATAAGAGGATAACTTGAGACCTGAGCACAAAACCTCTTCCAGGGAATTTAAGGAGGTCTTGGATCTGGCCATTCACCAGCAGTGGCCCAGCCACTCAGTGTAGTGTCCCTCCATGGGCATTTGTCACTGAAGTCAAGGAGCAACCTGCTGAGGCTGTGCCTAGCACCTTCGCCCAGCCCTGCATGGGCGCCTCCAtgccactgcagcagctcccaggcagggctggtttCCTGCTGCTTCCTACGCAGCAAAGCTGCCAAGGAGCTTGGTATCCCACCACAGACTTTCTTCTGCAGGCAGAAACACGGTGGCCCTGTAGACAGTGCTTTGAGTTGAGAGTCTGCATCTATATTCAAATGTCTTGGTCTGCTCTTTCAGGGTTGCTTCTTTTAAACTAGAACACTCTGGGGCTTGTTTTGGTAAGAGAGGCCTTAAAATGTGCCAGATTGATGCGCTTTTTCCCTTAAAAGTGACACCAACAAATGCACAGCACTCCCATCACTCAGCGTATCCCTTTCTAGTACGTAGCCCATCACGTACCTCTCAGCTGCTGGTCCCACGTCCAGGTAGGATGCCTTGCCCGTACTTCATTAATTGCAAGAACCAGGATAGTTGAGCACTGATTTATGTGTTCTTCACTATCCCACAATCCAAAAGGGTGGTATTGCTGCCCGTCAAGCTAGAAAAGTCAACCAAGAAAATAGGTTTCCCTCTGAACATAACAACCACTGTAGCTTTCCCCCTTCTTCAGAGTCCCAGTCTGTGATTCACTGTTGTGACCTTATTCAGGACAGCAGTCATGCAGGACCTTTGATGTGGAGGGAACACACTGAAGTTCTGTCTCAAACACAGAACAGTCATTTGCTAAGGCAAGGCCCTGGGATATACACCACACTAGCATTCTATTACTCGTAGTTATCATCCTGACATACCTGCATCAAGCCATACTTCTGCCGTTCCTGGTCCCAGCCGTTGTTCAGGAGCAGGCCAACACGGCTCTCCTGCGAGATGAGGGCAGCGATGAGCGCTGGGTCCAAGCACAGGTTTCTGGCTACTCTTTTAATTGGGACCTCATACCTCCTCAGGCGGATGACGTCTGCCTCAGCAGACCTCCGTAATGTGGCAAGTCCTGTGGCACAGGAAAAGGCAGCCTTACACACCCTCCACCCAGAACCCTCGCTTTCCCCTTGAGCACGTGTATCAAAGGAGTAACTCAAGTTTTGAAGAAAACGCAGCTACACTGAGTTGGGCAGTGGCACTTGaagagccagcacagccctATCGgctctggctgtggctggggagcCGCTGTGCCAGCACCCAAGGATGACGAGGGGAAGAGGGCAGCTCCTCAGGAGGTGGGACCGTGCATTTGTGGTTCTCTTCTGCTGCCACACCGCTGGAAATGTGGCTCTGGAGTCAGGAAAGTGAAATTTCAagttgcatttgaaaaaatccAGAGATGCTTTACTACTGACCAGCCAAACTGCAGTAACAGCTATGTGGTTAGTTTGTGTATAGaaaggcagggtttttttaaagtagctttggaacagaaacaagcaaataGGTTCAGATCCATGCTTGGGCACAAGCGGTCTGGTGTCTGTCCTGGAGGTGCCTGCATCTGAGGTACGTGGCTAAGTCCCTGGATGTCTCAGCAGTAAGAACTCAATGTAGTCGGCTGTGTGGTTACAAGGGACAGTAACACAGGGCAAGAAAGAGGCAAATAGGAAGGAATTACCGAAAACAGGTCACCCAGAGGTAGGGTGGTTACACACCTGGGACCTTCCCCCTGCGCATTGTGTCTCTGGCAGGTCACCGCTGGCCAGCTCAGCTGACACGCCAGCACTCAGGACCTGGCTCTGTGCATCTTCCCTTTTGAGCAGACAGGCCCTGGGGGTTTGTGAAGATGCTGATACTAAAGTCCTGGCTGATGAAGAAGCTGTTCTAAGTGAAAAGGAGTTGTGCCATTTCCCTTTGTTTAGAGGCTGAGGATCTTGACTATGCAACCTGAAGTTTGTCCTCTCACTTCCCACCAGGGCTGGAGGCTTCATAGTACCTGCCAagtggcttttgctttctctgccagcaggttttgctttctcccttttGGCTAATTGAATAGCTATTCTGCATTTAATTAGGCAAGAGCAGACAGAAGGCAAAGCATCACTGTCAGGTACAAACAGGTTGACAAATCAAGCAATGAATGGTACCTACCACAGTCTGAGGCTCTTACGGCTGTACAGGAGACTGGAGGTGCTTGAAGAGCACTTATGTCACCATAGCAACTGTAGCTCATGGATGGAGCTGGAAAATTAAATGGAGGTGTTTGAACACGTAAGATCTCAGAGCAATGCTGTACAGCATGCTGCAAGTGCATACAAGTCAAGCGTGAGGGATTCATCCAGACCTATAATCCACAGCACCTTGTGTGTGGTTGGCATTGCTCTCCATCAGTAATGTTATCAAAGAAAGCTAGAGAACAGAAATTTGTTCTTTTCTAGTTGAAAAGGTTGAAGTGAATGAATCTAACGACAATTCAGGTGAATAGGCATCTGCCCTGTTAGGTCTAAAGGCTGGTGTGGGGAAGAGGGGAACCACAGcctctgcatttatttcagaaggCTCTTCCCATTCAACGCCTCCCAATGTCCAGGAACCCTTGGGCGATGGCTGGCAGTACCTGAGCACCCTGGCTGGGAGCTTCTCCTGTCTCCCTCTGTAACTTAGCGAGGAATTCATTCAGGAGAGTGCTTGCCTCAGCCTGGACAAATTACCCTGCTTCCTCAGTAACTGAGGAACGAGTAGCCTCCGTCAAACAGCTTCCCACATCTGTGAGACCATTTCTGAATAGGCAGAGACATCAGATAAGGTTAGCTGGGAAAATCAAGAGGAGGTATGTCTGTGACTCCCTTTTGGTGTCAGACCCATAATCCAGATGTGCTGGTTTGAAGGATATACATTGGTGGCAAGCAGCCGAGGACAATGCCACACAGAGAGGGGACCTCAGGCTTGACTGCACCCCTCTCTGCAGTCCCTCTGCAAACAGCTCCTGGGGCACTCTCAACagcaacccaaacccaaaccctggcTCACCAACAAGGGCCATAAGGCACAGCAAGAGCAGTGTGGGGATCATGGTGACAGCTCTCCTCAGCTGCCTCAGGAGACCTGGAAACACAGCAGTCTGCAAAACATGAATAAATCAGTGCTGATTTTCAACAGCCCTCTAGCAAGGTTTGCACGCCCAAAGCTCCCACCCCAAGACACCAGACATGGGATGGCATTAGCTGAAGAAGGGTAGGGGACCAGAGGCACCCTCTCCACAGCACAGTCCCCCGCCTCACCTCCTGCATGGGATGCAGCTGCCAGTTTCAGAGAGTTGTGATGGGAGGAGAAGCAAGTGATGGGAGCCCCATCTGCTTCTTGTTTCCCCCTTGTCTGGGGGACACAGGCTTCTCCCGCGGCAGAATGTCTCTTCCATCTCTGTGTCACTACGCCAGCATGTCGAGAGGGAAGGGCCAAGCCTGGGGAGCTCAGGAGCAGGGAGGTCCCCATcggcagcctgggccagcaggGAATTTTTTAGCCCCTGTCCCTTTGGATTGCTTGCTCACGTAGTGCCTTGCTCACAGGGGCCCCTCCTGAACACCCATAGCATGTCTTTACAATGACAAGATACAGCACTTTTGCTTTAATTATATAGATGTTTGAAGTTGAATGTGCTACAGAGTGCACACGTCCCTTGTCTCTCTGTTCAAAAAGCAATGGgattttttcttggcttttggaaaaacatgttttcaaaaatcaaCAATATGACCCTTAATTCTCTGCTAAGAGCATGCAAGGCAACTCCAAGATTTATCTGGAGAAATAATACTGTTGTGTTAATCTCTGTATGCAATAGTGGCAGATAATCACTTTAGTAATAAATGCATCTGTTGtgcaaattaataaaattcCGAAATGTCATCAGATGATAGCTATCAACTGCAAAAAACATTGACCATACTTGCCTTGCTGGTGAATGCATTTAAACTGAGCAATTTTTACAgcttacaaatgtttttttccccacaagggTTTCAAACACAAAACATGCCACGAGTCTTGTAGGCAATCGTCACACAATGCTGTTAACACTTGAAAATGCCTTATTGATTTTAATAATGTATGACCTTTTTCCTAGCCTGCATTTCTACTGCAAACCAGATTGCATGGATGCAGAAATGTAAATAGTCCACTGATGTCATTGGAAAGATTCCCTCATCCTGAGTGAGCTTATCCAGGCCAGCAAACACCCATGGCCAGAGCTGGGTACATGCAGCAGGTCTGAGCTCTAACACTAACACCAAGTATTTGCAAGCCTGGATCAATATAGCTTGACCTATGAATTCAATGGCAAATCCATACAGGGCCCTATCGAAAGCTACAGGCTGTAGCTGTTTCCACATGCAGGAAATATTGCCAGCTTATCAAGTTTCaagttttcagccttttttttttcccctcccatcaCAAAAATCATTGCAGGCCTTGGGTAGAAACAGTATAGCAGTCACCATATTGACAAAAGGCTATATCAAATCAAACCCAAAGCTCCTGGCTCTAAATAAATATTCTAGGAGTGAATTGAGACTCACCTGTCTTCTGTCAGTCTTCCTGTGAGGCAGGTCACTTGATgacttttatatatatgtgaatGAAAAGGTACCCACCCTATGGCCTTTGGAACGTTAATTCCTACCTAGTGTGAtgacatttgttttaaagtacaATAAGTAATATATATTAAGAGCTTAGAACTCTTATGATTCCTTTCATCCAAAGATTTGCACAAGCGGTGCTTAGTAAGGCTCAGGACAACTCTGTGAAAGGcaataaattctgtttttcctccaTCAATAAGCACATTGATGCACAACGGCTGACTCGCAGAAAGCATTGCAGTGAATCAGTGGCAGGGGCCAGGCAAATATCAGATCCCTGTCCAGTGCTCTCCTTGCTTTACATCGGAGATCGGTTTGGACACATTTTGGGGAGgattttttgtcttgtttcctCAATGATTTCAGCCTGGCAAGCTTTTAATTAAGTATCATACTTCTATATGGATTCTAAAAAGACCAAAAGAAAATGATGcttaaagaaaagcatctcACTGCTTCATTGCTTACAGCAAGCCTAATGCAGGAGGGTGGCTTGAATAGTTTGATAGCAGCAGCAGGGTTTGAATTTCAGATTTGGGGAGGCAGGttgctgcagctgaaatgaGGAAGA
Encoded here:
- the LOC101917885 gene encoding lysozyme g-like isoform X1 codes for the protein MNPSRLTCMHLQHAVQHCSEILRVQTPPFNFPAPSMSYSCYGDISALQAPPVSCTAVRASDCGLATLRRSAEADVIRLRRYEVPIKRVARNLCLDPALIAALISQESRVGLLLNNGWDQERQKYGLMQLDGQQYHPFGLWDSEEHINQCSTILVLAINEVRARHPTWTWDQQLRGGICTYRAKMGNIQVYEEDPCNRDNYYVNSVIRRAQYFKRHGF
- the LOC101917885 gene encoding lysozyme g-like isoform X2 encodes the protein MIPTLLLLCLMALVAPSMSYSCYGDISALQAPPVSCTAVRASDCGLATLRRSAEADVIRLRRYEVPIKRVARNLCLDPALIAALISQESRVGLLLNNGWDQERQKYGLMQLDGQQYHPFGLWDSEEHINQCSTILVLAINEVRARHPTWTWDQQLRGGICTYRAKMGNIQVYEEDPCNRDNYYVNSVIRRAQYFKRHGF